The proteins below are encoded in one region of Neisseria macacae ATCC 33926:
- a CDS encoding DUF494 family protein, with amino-acid sequence MTEVIAYLIEHFQDFDNCPPPEDLGRLLEDAGFDVTEIGNTLMMMEVLFNTSEFAAAPFDSHALRVYCNEEVENLPQEVMGLMQYLVAERAITYEQREIVIHALMHIPPEEITLDTAKVLVLLLLWAHKSELPVLIGDDLMGALNGKATMH; translated from the coding sequence ATGACAGAAGTCATCGCCTATCTCATCGAACACTTCCAAGATTTCGACAATTGCCCGCCGCCGGAGGATTTGGGCCGCCTGTTGGAAGATGCGGGTTTTGACGTAACGGAAATCGGCAATACGCTGATGATGATGGAAGTGTTGTTCAACACGTCCGAATTCGCCGCCGCGCCGTTCGATAGCCATGCCCTGCGCGTGTATTGCAACGAAGAAGTGGAAAACCTGCCACAGGAAGTCATGGGGCTGATGCAGTATCTGGTTGCCGAACGCGCCATCACTTACGAGCAGCGCGAAATCGTCATCCACGCCCTGATGCACATCCCGCCCGAAGAAATCACGCTCGATACGGCGAAAGTGCTGGTGTTGCTCTTGTTGTGGGCGCACAAAAGCGAATTGCCCGTCTTAATCGGCGACGACCTGATGGGCGCGCTCAACGGCAAAGCGACCATGCATTAA
- the topA gene encoding type I DNA topoisomerase, producing MAKNLLIVESPSKAKTLKKYLGGDFEILASYGHVRDLVPKNGAVDPEHDFAMKYELIKRNAKHVDAIVAGAKEAENIYLATDPDREGEAISWHLFEILKSKRGLKNIKPQRVVFHEITKNAVLDAVANPREIEMDLVDAQQARRALDYLVGFNLSPLLWKKIRRGLSAGRVQSPALRLICERENEIRAFEAQEYWTVHLDSHKGRSKFTAKLAQYNGAKLEQFDLPNEAAQADVLKELEGKEAVVTAIEKKKRSRNPAAPFTTSTMQQDAVRKLGFTTDRTMRTAQQLYEGIDVGQGAIGLITYMRTDSVNLADEALTEIRHYIENKIGKEYLPSAAKQYKTKSKNAQEAHEAIRPTSVYRTPESVKPFLSADQFKLYQMIWQRTVACQMTPAKFDQTTVDITVGKGVFRVTGQVQTFAGFLSVYEESSDDEEGEDSKKLPEMSEGDKLPVDKLYGEQHFTTPPPRYNEATLVKALEEYGIGRPSTYASIISTLKDREYVTLEQKRFMPTDTGDIVNKFLTEHFAQYVDYHFTAKLEDQLDEIADGKRRWIPVMDKFWKPFIKQVEEKEGIERAKFTTQELDETCPKCGEHKLQIKFGKMGRFVACAGYPECSYTRNVNETAEEAAERIAKAEAEQAELDGRECPKCGGRLVYKYSRTGSKFIGCANYPKCKHVEPLEKPKDTGVQCPQCKKGNLVERKSRYGKLFYSCSTYPDCNYATWNPPVAEECPNCHWPVLTIKTTKRWGVEKVCPQKECGWKEQIEPPAPKE from the coding sequence ATGGCGAAAAACCTCTTAATCGTCGAATCACCGTCCAAAGCCAAAACCCTGAAAAAATACCTTGGCGGCGATTTCGAAATTCTGGCCTCCTACGGCCACGTCCGCGACCTCGTCCCCAAAAACGGTGCCGTCGATCCCGAACACGACTTCGCCATGAAATACGAGCTGATCAAACGCAACGCCAAACACGTCGATGCGATTGTCGCCGGAGCCAAAGAAGCCGAAAACATCTACCTCGCAACCGACCCGGATAGGGAAGGCGAAGCGATTTCCTGGCATCTTTTTGAAATCCTCAAATCCAAACGCGGCCTGAAAAACATCAAGCCGCAGCGTGTCGTGTTCCACGAAATCACCAAAAATGCCGTGCTCGACGCCGTCGCCAACCCGCGCGAAATCGAAATGGACTTGGTTGATGCGCAACAAGCCCGCCGCGCTTTGGACTATCTGGTCGGTTTCAACCTCTCGCCATTGTTGTGGAAAAAAATCCGCCGCGGTTTGAGCGCGGGCCGTGTGCAAAGTCCCGCCCTGCGTTTGATTTGCGAACGCGAAAACGAAATCCGCGCGTTTGAAGCACAGGAATATTGGACGGTACATCTCGACAGCCACAAAGGCCGCAGCAAGTTCACCGCCAAACTCGCCCAATACAACGGCGCGAAACTCGAACAATTCGACCTGCCGAACGAAGCCGCGCAAGCCGACGTATTGAAAGAACTTGAAGGCAAAGAAGCCGTCGTTACCGCCATCGAAAAGAAAAAGCGCAGCCGCAATCCCGCCGCGCCGTTCACCACTTCTACCATGCAGCAGGATGCCGTGCGCAAACTCGGCTTCACCACCGACCGCACCATGCGTACCGCCCAGCAGCTTTACGAAGGTATAGACGTAGGGCAGGGCGCCATCGGTCTGATTACCTATATGCGTACCGACAGCGTGAATTTGGCCGATGAAGCGTTAACCGAAATCCGCCATTACATCGAAAACAAAATCGGCAAAGAATATCTGCCGAGTGCCGCCAAACAATACAAAACCAAATCCAAAAATGCCCAAGAAGCGCACGAAGCCATCCGTCCGACTTCCGTGTACCGCACGCCCGAAAGCGTCAAACCCTTCCTGAGTGCAGACCAGTTCAAACTCTATCAAATGATTTGGCAGCGCACCGTCGCCTGTCAGATGACGCCAGCCAAATTCGACCAAACCACCGTCGATATTACCGTCGGCAAAGGCGTATTCCGCGTCACCGGACAAGTGCAAACCTTCGCAGGCTTCCTCAGCGTTTACGAAGAAAGCAGCGACGATGAAGAAGGCGAAGACAGCAAAAAACTGCCCGAAATGAGCGAAGGCGATAAATTGCCTGTGGACAAACTCTACGGCGAGCAACACTTTACCACCCCGCCGCCGCGCTACAACGAAGCCACGCTGGTTAAAGCCCTCGAAGAATACGGCATCGGCCGCCCCTCGACTTACGCCAGCATCATCTCCACGCTCAAAGACCGCGAATACGTTACCCTTGAGCAAAAACGCTTCATGCCCACCGACACAGGCGACATCGTCAACAAATTTCTGACCGAACACTTCGCCCAATACGTCGACTACCACTTCACCGCGAAACTTGAAGACCAGCTCGACGAAATCGCCGACGGCAAACGCCGCTGGATTCCCGTGATGGACAAATTCTGGAAACCGTTCATCAAACAAGTGGAAGAAAAAGAAGGTATCGAACGCGCCAAATTCACCACGCAGGAACTCGACGAAACCTGCCCCAAATGCGGCGAACACAAACTGCAAATCAAGTTCGGCAAAATGGGCCGTTTCGTCGCCTGCGCCGGCTATCCCGAGTGCAGCTACACCCGCAACGTTAACGAAACCGCCGAAGAAGCCGCCGAGCGCATCGCCAAAGCCGAAGCCGAGCAAGCGGAACTCGATGGGCGCGAATGCCCTAAATGCGGCGGTCGCCTAGTGTACAAATACAGCCGTACTGGCAGCAAATTCATTGGTTGCGCCAACTACCCTAAATGCAAACACGTCGAGCCGCTGGAAAAACCGAAAGACACCGGCGTCCAATGCCCGCAATGCAAAAAAGGCAACCTCGTCGAGCGCAAATCCCGCTACGGCAAACTGTTTTACAGTTGCAGCACCTATCCCGACTGCAACTACGCCACTTGGAACCCGCCCGTCGCCGAAGAATGCCCGAACTGCCATTGGCCGGTTTTAACCATCAAAACCACCAAACGCTGGGGCGTAGAGAAAGTCTGCCCGCAAAAAGAATGCGGCTGGAAAGAACAGATTGAACCGCCTGCACCGAAAGAGTGA
- the rsmD gene encoding 16S rRNA (guanine(966)-N(2))-methyltransferase RsmD gives MSKHSKHSNQVRIIGGQCRGRKLVFADADGLRPTPDSVREKLFNWLGQDLTGLNTLDLFAGSGALGFEAASRNAKRVVLADNNRKTADMLRQNARALGLDKLEILNTDGLAYLQRSSEKFDVVFLDPPFAWRDWENLFASLKNSLKNGAMVYIEAGELPDFPEWLEPYREGRAGKSGFVLLQFVQVAE, from the coding sequence ATGAGTAAACACAGCAAACATTCAAATCAAGTCCGTATCATCGGCGGGCAATGCAGGGGACGGAAACTGGTTTTTGCAGATGCGGACGGTCTGCGTCCAACGCCTGACAGTGTCCGCGAAAAACTTTTTAATTGGCTGGGTCAGGATTTGACCGGTCTGAATACGTTGGATTTGTTTGCCGGAAGCGGCGCGTTGGGATTTGAGGCCGCGTCCCGTAACGCGAAGAGGGTGGTGCTGGCAGATAATAATCGCAAAACTGCCGATATGCTGCGGCAAAACGCCAGAGCATTGGGTTTGGATAAACTGGAAATCCTCAATACCGATGGCCTTGCGTATCTGCAGAGGTCGTCTGAAAAGTTTGATGTGGTCTTTTTGGATCCGCCGTTTGCGTGGCGGGATTGGGAAAATTTGTTTGCTTCTTTGAAAAACAGCTTGAAAAACGGGGCAATGGTCTATATTGAAGCAGGGGAGCTGCCCGATTTCCCCGAGTGGCTGGAGCCTTATCGCGAAGGACGGGCGGGTAAGAGCGGTTTTGTGCTCTTGCAGTTTGTCCAAGTAGCTGAATAG
- a CDS encoding YfhL family 4Fe-4S dicluster ferredoxin, whose protein sequence is MSLFITDECINCDVCEPECPNDAISQGEEIYEINPNLCTQCVGHYDEPQCQQVCPVDCILIDEEHPETHEELMAKYEKIIQFK, encoded by the coding sequence ATGTCGCTCTTTATTACAGATGAGTGCATTAACTGTGACGTTTGCGAGCCGGAGTGCCCCAATGACGCCATCTCGCAAGGCGAGGAAATTTACGAAATCAACCCTAATTTGTGTACGCAGTGCGTAGGCCATTACGATGAGCCGCAATGTCAGCAGGTATGCCCCGTGGACTGCATCCTGATTGATGAAGAGCATCCGGAAACGCACGAAGAGCTGATGGCAAAATACGAAAAAATCATTCAGTTCAAATAA
- the tuf gene encoding elongation factor Tu → MAKEKFERSKPHVNVGTIGHVDHGKTTLTAALTTILAKKFGGAAKAYDQIDNAPEEKARGITINTSHVEYETETRHYAHVDCPGHADYVKNMITGAAQMDGAILVCSAADGPMPQTREHILLARQVGVPYIIVFMNKCDMVDDAELLELVEMEIRDLLSSYDFPGDDCPIVQGSALKALEGDAAYEEKIFELAAALDSYIPTPERAVDKPFLLPIEDVFSISGRGTVVTGRVERGVIHVGDEIEIVGLKETQKTTCTGVEMFRKLLDEGQAGDNVGVLLRGTKREEVERGQVLAKPGTITPHTKFKAEVYVLSKEEGGRHTPFFANYRPQFYFRTTDVTGAVTLEEGVEMVMPGENVAITVELIAPIAMEEGLRFAIREGGRTVGAGVVSSIIA, encoded by the coding sequence ATGGCAAAGGAAAAATTTGAACGTAGCAAACCGCACGTAAACGTTGGCACCATCGGTCACGTTGACCATGGTAAAACCACTCTGACTGCTGCTTTGACTACTATTTTGGCTAAAAAATTCGGTGGTGCTGCAAAAGCTTACGACCAAATCGACAACGCTCCCGAAGAAAAAGCCCGCGGTATTACCATTAATACCTCACACGTAGAATATGAAACCGAAACCCGCCACTACGCACACGTAGACTGCCCGGGTCACGCCGACTACGTTAAAAACATGATTACCGGTGCCGCACAAATGGACGGCGCAATCTTGGTATGTTCCGCTGCCGACGGTCCTATGCCGCAAACCCGCGAACACATCCTGTTGGCCCGTCAAGTAGGCGTACCTTACATCATCGTGTTCATGAACAAATGCGACATGGTTGACGATGCCGAGCTGTTGGAACTGGTTGAAATGGAAATCCGTGACTTGCTGTCAAGCTACGACTTCCCGGGCGACGACTGCCCGATCGTACAAGGTTCTGCACTGAAAGCCTTGGAAGGCGACGCCGCTTACGAAGAAAAAATCTTCGAACTGGCTGCCGCATTGGACAGCTACATCCCGACTCCCGAGCGTGCAGTGGACAAACCGTTCCTGTTGCCTATCGAAGACGTATTCTCCATCTCCGGTCGTGGTACCGTAGTAACCGGCCGTGTAGAGCGCGGTGTTATCCACGTTGGTGACGAGATCGAAATCGTAGGTCTGAAAGAAACCCAAAAAACCACTTGTACCGGTGTTGAGATGTTCCGCAAACTGCTGGACGAAGGTCAAGCAGGTGACAACGTAGGCGTATTGCTGCGCGGTACCAAACGCGAAGAAGTGGAACGCGGTCAAGTATTGGCTAAACCGGGTACCATCACTCCGCACACCAAATTCAAAGCGGAAGTGTACGTATTGAGCAAAGAAGAGGGTGGCCGTCATACTCCGTTCTTCGCCAACTATCGTCCTCAATTCTACTTCCGTACTACCGACGTAACCGGCGCGGTTACTTTGGAAGAAGGTGTAGAAATGGTTATGCCTGGTGAGAACGTAGCCATCACTGTAGAACTGATTGCGCCTATCGCTATGGAAGAAGGTTTGCGCTTTGCGATTCGCGAAGGTGGCCGTACCGTAGGTGCAGGTGTGGTTTCTTCTATCATCGCTTAA
- the secE gene encoding preprotein translocase subunit SecE yields the protein MTEHTSEHKAEKSGQLVTSGNHSTPPKREGLLSYFKNSWSEFKKVVWPTRDDAVKMTIFVVIFVAILAVFIYAADSAISWLFFDVLLKRG from the coding sequence ATGACTGAACATACATCTGAACATAAAGCAGAAAAGTCGGGTCAGCTTGTAACATCCGGCAATCATTCTACGCCGCCTAAGCGAGAAGGGCTGCTTTCCTATTTTAAAAACTCATGGTCTGAGTTTAAAAAAGTTGTTTGGCCTACGCGAGATGATGCAGTTAAGATGACGATCTTCGTTGTTATATTTGTTGCAATCTTGGCAGTATTTATTTACGCGGCAGACAGTGCTATTTCCTGGCTGTTTTTTGATGTGTTGTTGAAGAGGGGGTAA
- the nusG gene encoding transcription termination/antitermination protein NusG — MSKRWYVVQAYSGFEKNVQKTLKERIAREGMEGYFGQILVPVEEVVDIKNGRKTISERKFYPGYVLVEMEMTDDSWHLVKSTPRVSGFIGGTANKPTPISQREADAILQQVRSGVEKPKPKVEFEVGQQVRVNEGPFADFNGIVDEVNYERNKLRVSVQIFGRETPVELEFGQVEKI, encoded by the coding sequence ATGTCAAAACGTTGGTATGTTGTGCAGGCTTATTCCGGCTTTGAGAAAAATGTCCAGAAGACCCTAAAAGAGCGTATCGCTCGCGAAGGCATGGAAGGTTATTTCGGTCAGATTCTTGTTCCGGTTGAAGAAGTGGTCGATATTAAAAATGGTCGCAAAACCATTAGCGAGCGTAAGTTCTATCCGGGCTATGTTTTGGTCGAGATGGAAATGACCGATGACTCATGGCATTTGGTGAAAAGTACCCCTCGAGTTTCAGGCTTTATTGGTGGTACGGCAAATAAGCCTACTCCGATTTCTCAAAGAGAAGCTGATGCAATCTTGCAACAGGTTCGTTCTGGAGTTGAGAAGCCTAAACCTAAAGTTGAATTTGAAGTGGGGCAGCAAGTTCGTGTAAACGAAGGACCTTTTGCTGACTTCAACGGTATTGTAGATGAAGTGAATTATGAGCGTAATAAATTGAGGGTTTCAGTTCAGATTTTTGGTCGTGAAACCCCGGTTGAGCTGGAGTTTGGTCAAGTAGAAAAGATTTAA
- the rplK gene encoding 50S ribosomal protein L11, protein MAKKIIGYIKLQIPAGKANPSPPVGPALGQRGLNIMEFCKAFNAATQGMEPGLPIPVVITAFADKSFTFVMKTPPASILLKKAAGLQKGSSNPLTNKVGKLTRAQLEEIAKTKEPDLTAADLDAAVRTIAGSARSMGLDVEGVV, encoded by the coding sequence GTGGCAAAGAAAATTATCGGCTATATCAAACTGCAAATTCCTGCAGGTAAAGCCAATCCATCTCCCCCAGTTGGTCCTGCTTTGGGTCAACGTGGTCTGAATATTATGGAATTCTGTAAAGCATTTAATGCTGCAACTCAAGGCATGGAGCCTGGTTTGCCGATTCCAGTTGTGATTACTGCATTTGCGGATAAGTCATTCACTTTTGTGATGAAAACTCCTCCGGCCTCTATTCTGTTGAAAAAAGCCGCCGGTTTGCAAAAAGGTAGTTCTAATCCTCTGACAAACAAAGTGGGTAAATTGACCCGTGCTCAGTTGGAAGAAATTGCTAAAACTAAAGAACCTGATTTGACTGCTGCTGATTTGGATGCCGCTGTTCGCACTATTGCTGGTTCTGCTCGTTCAATGGGTTTAGATGTGGAGGGTGTTGTATAA
- the rplA gene encoding 50S ribosomal protein L1 gives MAKVSKRLKALRSSVEANKLYAIDEAIALVKKAATAKFDESVDVSFNLGVDPRKSDQVIRGSVVLPKGTGKTTRVAVFTQGANADAAKEAGADVVGFEDLAAEIKAGNLNFDVVIASPDAMRIVGQLGTILGPRGLMPNPKVGTVTPNVAEAVKNAKAGQVQYRTDKAGIVHATIGRASFAEADLKENFDALLDAIVKAKPAAAKGQYLKKVAVSSTMGLGVRVDTSSVNN, from the coding sequence ATGGCTAAAGTATCTAAACGCTTGAAAGCTTTGCGCTCTTCTGTTGAAGCTAATAAATTATATGCAATTGATGAAGCAATTGCTTTGGTAAAAAAAGCAGCGACTGCTAAATTTGACGAGTCTGTTGACGTATCTTTCAACTTGGGTGTTGATCCGCGTAAATCTGACCAAGTTATCCGTGGTTCAGTTGTTCTGCCTAAAGGTACCGGTAAAACAACCCGCGTAGCAGTATTCACTCAAGGTGCAAATGCTGATGCAGCTAAAGAAGCTGGTGCTGATGTTGTCGGCTTTGAAGATTTGGCTGCTGAAATCAAAGCAGGTAATCTGAACTTTGACGTTGTTATTGCTTCTCCTGATGCAATGCGCATCGTTGGTCAGTTGGGTACCATCTTGGGTCCACGTGGCTTGATGCCAAACCCTAAAGTGGGTACTGTTACTCCTAATGTGGCTGAAGCAGTTAAAAATGCAAAAGCTGGTCAGGTACAATATCGTACAGACAAAGCTGGTATCGTTCATGCAACTATCGGTCGTGCTTCGTTCGCTGAAGCCGATTTGAAAGAAAACTTTGATGCGTTGCTGGATGCTATCGTTAAAGCTAAACCTGCTGCTGCTAAAGGTCAGTACCTGAAAAAAGTTGCTGTATCCAGCACTATGGGTTTAGGTGTTCGCGTTGATACATCAAGCGTGAATAACTAA
- the rplJ gene encoding 50S ribosomal protein L10: MSLNIETKKVAVEEISAAITNAQTLVVAEYRGISVSSMTELRANARKEGVYLRVLKNTLARRAVEGTSFAALADQMVGPLVYAASEDAVAAAKVLHQFAKKDDKIVVKAGSYNGEVMNAAQVAELASIPSREELLSKLLFVMQAPVSGFARGLAALAEKKAGEEAA; the protein is encoded by the coding sequence TTGAGTCTCAATATTGAAACCAAGAAAGTAGCCGTAGAGGAAATCAGCGCAGCAATTACTAACGCTCAGACTCTCGTGGTTGCTGAATATCGCGGTATCAGTGTTTCCAGTATGACTGAGCTTCGCGCTAACGCGCGTAAAGAAGGCGTTTACTTGCGCGTTCTGAAAAATACATTGGCTCGTCGTGCAGTAGAGGGTACTTCATTCGCAGCTTTGGCTGATCAAATGGTTGGTCCGTTGGTTTATGCTGCTTCTGAAGATGCTGTTGCTGCTGCTAAAGTGTTGCACCAATTCGCGAAAAAAGATGACAAGATTGTAGTTAAAGCCGGTTCTTACAATGGTGAAGTGATGAATGCTGCTCAGGTTGCTGAGTTGGCTTCTATTCCGAGCCGCGAAGAGCTGTTGTCCAAACTGTTGTTCGTTATGCAAGCTCCTGTATCAGGCTTTGCGCGCGGTTTGGCTGCTTTGGCAGAGAAAAAAGCAGGCGAAGAAGCCGCTTAA
- the rplL gene encoding 50S ribosomal protein L7/L12 — MAITKEDILEAVGSLTVMELNDLVKAFEEKFGVSAAAVAVAGPAGAGAAAAEEKTEFDVVLASAGDQKVGVIKVVRAITGLGLKEAKDIVDGAPKTLKEGVSKAEAEDIQKQLEEAGAKVEIK, encoded by the coding sequence ATGGCTATTACTAAAGAAGACATTTTGGAAGCAGTTGGTTCTTTGACCGTAATGGAATTGAACGACTTGGTTAAAGCTTTTGAAGAAAAATTCGGTGTTTCTGCTGCTGCTGTTGCAGTTGCAGGTCCTGCTGGTGCTGGCGCTGCCGCGGCTGAAGAAAAAACTGAATTTGACGTAGTATTGGCTTCTGCCGGTGACCAAAAAGTTGGCGTGATTAAAGTAGTTCGCGCAATTACTGGTCTGGGTCTGAAAGAAGCTAAAGACATCGTTGATGGTGCACCTAAAACTCTTAAAGAAGGTGTTTCTAAAGCTGAAGCTGAAGACATCCAAAAACAATTGGAAGAAGCTGGCGCTAAAGTCGAAATCAAATAA